CGCCCCATTTGGCAACGGAGTCGCAAAGGCCATCACCGTCGCGAGGACCGCAAAGGGCAATGCGAACAGGGTATGGGAAAATCGAATCAGCCCCAGCCAATCCCCGATCGTCGCCTGCTTGTTCGTCGATACAGTTGACTCGCTCACGTTGTCGTTTCCTTCCATCGATCGATCATTCGATTATCGACTTGCAATTGATCAAGAATTCTCCCGACTACGAAATCCACCAAGCAGTCAAGCGATTCGACGCCGTGGTACCAACCTGGCATCGCGGGTAGCATGGTCGCTCCGGCGGCGGCGACTCGATGCATGTTCTCAAGCTGCAAAACACTGAGCGGAGTCTCGCGAGGAACGAGCACCAATTTACGGTGCTCTTTTAAGTGAACTTCGGCCGCCCGTGTGATCAAGTTATTCGACGCCGCCCGCGCGATGCCGCTCAATGTGCTTCCGCTGCACGGACAGACGACCATTGCCGCAGTCCGAAACGAACCACTGGCGATCGGCGTGAAATAGTCTTCGTAGTGATGGTACTGCAAATGCCGCTTCAGTTGGCTTTCCCAATCCACTCGATCGATCAATTGGCGCCGGCGTGCGGTCGACCAAGCTGGGACGTACCCCAGCAGACGGAGCAAATCCGGCTCTCTCAAGTTCAGTGCGACACCGGTCTCTTGCCGAATCACCGCCGCACCGCTAGGACTGACCGTCAGATGAACATCAACCTCGGCTTGGCACAGTGCCTGCAAGAGACGGACGGCGTACATCGCACCGCTCGCGCCGGTCACGCCGACAACGACTGGAAGACTCAATTGACTCATCGTTTCAAGCTTCGGCCGCAGAATTTAATTGTCCCGGTTTTGTCCCTTCATAAATCGTGCAAACGCCGAACGTCAGCGGCTTGTATTGCACGTCGCTGAGTCCTGCCGTACGCATCCGTTCGGCCAACGCTTCCCCATCAGGAAAACGGCTGACCGAATCGGGCAAGTAGCTGTAGGCGGACTTGTCGTTCTTCGCAAACCATTGCCCGACCTTCGGCAAGATGTAACGGAAATAGCCGTTGTAAATCTGTTTGAGTCCCGGCAGGCGAGGCCTCGAAAATTCGAGCACGATCACCTTCCCACCTGGCTTGCAGACCCGAGTCAGCTCGGCGAGCCCACGGTCGGTGTCAGCAACGTTTCGCAGTCCGAACGCGACCGTCACCGCTTGAAACAAATCCGAACCGAATGGCAGTTGTTGAGAGTCCGCTTCGACGTAATCGATCGTCTCGGTTGCATCACCGGTTTCTCGCTTTCGCCGTGCGATCTCCAACATCGCACCACAAAAATCGCTCCCGATGACTTCGACTCCCGAGGGTGCCGCGCGAGCAATCGCCATCGCCAAGTCCCCTGTGCCGGTGCAGGTATCGAGGACCGGAATATTAGGAACCAAGTTCAGCCGCTTGACCGCGCACCGTCGCCAATACTTGTCAATGTTCATCGACAACAGATGGTTCATCAAATCGTACTTTGGCGCGATCTGGCGAAACATCTCGCGCACACGCTCGTTGCTTTTGTCCAGGGGAGTACGATCAAAAGGCTGGTCGCGATTGACCGGAAGCGTTGGTTCACCGGAACTCATCGGCTGTCTACGGGTTGAAGGACTTGAGGTGGGTGCAAGAAGGGTCAATCAGTTGGGCAAATTTAAAAATTTCGGAGCGACTTTTCGATGATCAAAGCGTCAGAATCGATCAACACAACAGACGAATCGTGAAACCAAGCATCGGAACGGACAAATTTCTATAGCGTCACGCCCAAAATCGATTCAAACTGAGCCGTAAGAAAAAGCTAGCTTCGGTGTCTAAAATTGAGTCGATCGCCGAACGATGCGTCAGCGATGACGTATTTTCGAGGCAGCGATCGCCCCACAAACGGTACGGCAGAAGCCTCGTTTCGCCCAGCCCGGATCGCGCACGTCTCGTTCAGATTTCGCTCCAAGTGGTGGATATCAACCCCGTCCCGAGATAAACTGAACGAACATCCAGATCCGCCCCTCGCCTTCGGAATGTCGAGTTGTTTTCAAGCGCTGACGCGGCCCCGAGATCTACTGCACTTTTGAACCCGCAACTTCAGCCCGCGATTAACGGAAACCATGGCGAGTCTTGCTCATCCCAACGCTCTGACGCTCCTCAACAAGGTGACCTGCCCGCATTGTTGGAGCATGTATTCGCCTGAGGAGTCGCTTTGGATTTCCGAGCATCCCGATTTACTCGGTGATGCCAAACTTGGATTCCAGCACGCCAAGCGTTTTTTACCCAGCCGATTCTCTCCCCAAGGAGACGCGATCGACGAAATGGGGCAATTCGCGACGCGGATGGCGTGCCCGCACTGCCATTTGCACGTGCCGCGTTCGATGTACCAGGTCCCGAGCTTGTTCTTCAGTATCTTTGGCGCTCCGGCTTGCGGTAAAAGTTACTTCTTGACGTCGATGTCATGGAAGCTACGCCAGACATTGCCCAAACGCTTCGCGGTCTCGCTGAGCGACGTTGATGCCGAAACCAACTCGCGGATCCATGAATACGAAGAACAGCAGTTCATGAATCCGGACTTGGATACGCCGGTGGCCCTTGCCAAAACCGAAGAACAGGGCGACATGTATGACACCGTCAACATGGGCGACCACTCGGTCACGTTTCCGCGACCGTTCATGTTCAACCTGCAGCCGTTGTCGAGCCATCCAAGGTACAAACGCAACCGGGAAATCTCGAAACTCGTCTGTCTTTATGACAACGCGGGTGAAAGTTTCTTCCCCGGAGCCGACAAGACGGTCAGTCCAGTCACACGGCACCTCGCGAAATCAAAGTGCCTGTTCTTCTGTTTTGATCCAACGCAAGACACTCGGTTTCGCCGTGCTTGCGAAGGTAAATCTGAAGATCCCCAGATGGCTTCGCGAACGAGCCGCCTGGCTCGAGAAACGACCATCCGCCAGGACACGATCTTGCTCGAAGCGATCCAGCGGGTTCGTCGACACGCGGGCTTGCGCGACGACGAACTACATCAACGCCCGTTGATCATCATCGTGACGAAGTGGGACGCTTGGAAAAATTTGCTTCCGGATGTTTCAACCGACGAACCCTATTTGGCGATCGAAGGCTCAAAGCTGTGTTCGCTTGATAGTCAACGCATCAAGTACACGAGCGAACGTGTGGGTGAACTGATGGCAGACATTTGTCCTGAGATCGTCGCCGCGGCCGAAGGTTTCTCGACAAGTCTGACGTTCATTCCCGTCAGTGCCAGCGGTACCCATCCGACACTTGACCCGGCGACAGGGGCGTTGGGGATTCGGCCGCGAGATATGCAACCGTTTTGGGTGGAAATCCCGATGCTGATGGCACTCCACAACTGGGCGGGCGGATTAGTCGGAGCAACGGCACCGGGGTCTGGGATGGAAGACGGTCGCTGGATGCAAGAAAAGCTATAGCGCGCCGGGGTCAGGAAATTCCGGTGTCAAGAATTCACAGCGATCGCAATTGATGAGTACCGAGCTACTTTACACATCCGCTCCACATGGTCTGCGTCACGGCGCCAAAGGTTTCTGTACGGTGTTATCCACCGCCGGAATGTCGATCAACGTGATCAGCAAGCTAGAATCGATCTCCGGTTACCGCCAGTTTTTTTCTGCGGATCATCCACGCTATGCCGAAAACCCAATCGCATACGCCCATCAGATTTTCAGCGTCGGCGGGATCCAGGCGTCGGTCATCTCTCGGATCGGCCCCTACGGGATCGACTACACCGGACGGCCGAGTAACAAGATCGCTCATCATGTTGTGGTTGAACCGAACGAGATGCCCGCCGCCGGACCGGCGTGGCTGTTAGGGCAGTCGGTGATCCGATCGCAATGGCTCGGTCATTGCGAAACGCCTTCCTCCGGACCGGACATCCCGTCCGGCAATCAATCGTCGCGGATTTGCACCCAATGGAGAAACCTAGCCGGCGATGCGGGCTGGGGAGGAGTCGTTGCCGAAGCGGTGGCTTCGGCTGACCAAACGCCGCTTTGGATCATCTATTCACTCAGCCAGCGTGATCGACTGCTGGAGCTGATGGACGAATCAATCGCCTTGCTCCCGGTATCACTTCGCTGGCGAGCGACGTTTAATACGTTTGCGGTGAAGGTCCCACCGGATGTGCAATGCAAAATTCGCTTCGTGCCCGAGGGCACCGAAGAAGCCAAACTTGCGGCATCGGGAAAAAAAGCGATCGACCTGACAAAACCGCCCCGCATTACAACGGCGTCTCGCTGGGTCGAACTTGCGCGCGGTACCGCCAAACCGGATCCGGTCGCCCCGATTCAGGTCGCACCAACAGAAGAAACCCTTGAGGCACCGGCGGAAATCGAGACGGCTTGGAGCGACCCCGATGATGGGATGGGATCGCACCAGCCGCCACCAACCCCGGGACCGCCAGAACTCCCGCCGGAAGCGAGCATCGACAAGGGATCGAAGAAAAACATTTTGATCGCCGTTGGTGTCATCGGATTTTTGGGGCTCGCCCTAACGACATGGTTAGTCGCGACACAATTGTCGGACACCAACGCAGCCAAGCTGCCGCAACCGATTCCGCCCCCGATGGAGCCGGACGAACCGATCGAGACACCTGCCCCATCAATTATCGCACTCGAAACCGTTCAGCTAGACGTTCGCTACGATCAAAAACAAGCGGTGCGATTGATCCTAGCCGGTCTTGAGCCAGCTCGAACCGATGCAGCTCCAACAGAGTTACCGACCGCGATCGAGATGCGAGGCGTGGCAAGGCTGCCATCGTCGCGACGAGTGCCCGCCGATGACCAATCAGAGTCAACGGTGAACCCAACGATGTCGGATCCTGACGAAGACTCCGCAGAACTAAATCGCGTCGTCCCGTCTGCCCCCGACTCCATTGCCGATGATCAAGTGGAAAACGATTCGGCGGACACTATGATTCCGGCCGCCTTTGTTGCTTGGGGGGCCGATCCGTTTAGTCTTCCCGAAGCCGAATCGTACTTGGTCAATTCCACCAAACTTGTCAACGCACAACGCACGCTAGATGCCCATCCGCTGCCGACCGTTCCGCCGCAAGTATCATCGATCAAATTTTTCTGGGAACCAAAAACGCGGTACCTGATCGCGGACGCGTCATTAAGTTTGAAATCACCGCCCGAAAAATTTGCGGACCAAATCGCCGCCTACCAACGTTACGTTCGTTCGTTTTCCGTCTTGATGACCAAAATCGACACGATCCGTAAAGCAAACGCCGAGTTGCCGAACCGCTTGAAAATGATCGGCGATGACTTTCTGTTTCAAATGAAACAACCGAACGAGACACTGCGGCACCTTTGGCAAGAAATTCCCAGCGGCAACCGGTTTCCCGAACGCGTCAACGCCTTTCGTCAACAACTACAAGATCGATTGGACCAGTTGCGAGATCCTTTGACCAAACAACAGCAAGCGGCAACGATCTCAATCGTCTCTGTTTGTGGCGAAATCGTTTTGACTTCGAAAGACGCTCGAGAAGCATTTAGTATTTTGAAATCCGGACAGACGATCGACGTTCCTGAGTTAGTCTTCTTTGATGCGGACCGTGCTGTGATCGATCGCATTCCGCTACGCATACATTTTTCTTGGTGACAGAGTCATGCCCACTACCGTTGACAAGATTCGACGCGCCCTCGAAAAGCGAGACGGAATCGCGGAAGAAGAAATGCGCCCCTTGGCGGACTCTTTCAAAGTCGAAGTTCAGGCGGTCAACCAGCGTCTCGATGAAGCGGTGATGCTGCTGCGCAAAGGCCTGCGCAGCGAAGCGATCCAACGGGTCGAGATGACTCCCAACACCCTCGAAAAAGCGGCAGAGCTGGAATTTCCCGAATGGGACGAGTGGAACGAGATCCTGCAGTTCTTGGCGATCCCGTTACCGCCCAAATTAAACGTCGACTATGTCGCTCAGATCAATGAAGCGATCATCGATAGCCTGCCGCTGGAAGCTTTGCTACGGCGGCATCGTCGACTGGCCATCGCAAAAGCTCCGCTATCGGTTCGTCTACGAACCCTCCGCCAAATCGCCCGCGTCGATCCAGCCAATTCTGTCTGGGGCGACGACGTCGAGACTTGGGAAAAGATCCGGTTACAACAAATCGACTCGGAACTGCGTCAAGCCTTGGAGCGTGAAGACTCTCGCCAGCTATACCTTCTCAATGAAGAACTAACGTCCGATCAGTGGCGGGTCAAACCATCGAGTCGCCTAATCGAACAAAGCCAGTTCGCCGCCGAAGCTCATGTTCGACAAAACATGGAACGCGAACTGGGATTAATCGCGCCACAATTGGCGGAGGCTTTTGAAAATCGCGACGAAGCGACCGCGCGTTCGCTTCGAACCCAGTGGCAAGCGAGTCGCAGCCATTACAGCATCGACGTACCGGCGTCGTTACAAACGCAGGTGATGCCGACGTTGCGTTGGTTGGAAGATCTTGATCGTCAATCGATGATGGAAAGTGAACGATCGATTGCGGTCGACAGGCTGGAGTCCTGCCTTGATGGAAATCATTCGCCAGAAGAGATCCAAGATGCCTACGAACAAGCGACTCGCTTTGGCGAACCCGTTCCCGACGCACTGGCCGCGCGAATGCAAACGCTCGCCGACGAACCGGTCAAGCGTGCGAAAAAGAAATGGACCCTGATCGCCGCCGCGGCAGGCTTGTTGGTCATCGTCGGAGCGGTCACGGCCTACTCATTGATCGCTTCGGCACGTCAAGCCAAACAACGTGACGATTACGTTCGCCTGATGGAAGGGTTTGTAAGCGAAAACCGATATGACGAAGCGCTTTCGTTCTTCGAATCGGTTCGCGCAAACGCCCCAGAAGTCACGTCGCTTCCCAAAATGGTGGCCTTGCATTCGCAAGCCCAAAAGGCGGTCGAATCAGAAACGAAACGCGAGGAGCGATTCGAAACGTTGCTCGTACAAGCCAACAGTGACGATCCGGCGTTGATCGACGAATCATTGATTCCGCAACTCGAAGAACTTGCCAAAACAGACGGCGAACGGGCGAGAATCGATGATATCCGGAAACGCAAACAATCCTACATGGATTCCCAAGCCGTCGCCCAGAGCGATGAGATGATCGAAAAGATCGGTGAATATTGGACGACCTTTGGTGAGCTACAGTCACGCGGGAATACCAACGCCAACCGAACCGCACTCGAACAACTTCGCACGTCGGTGATCCGTTTATCCAATTCCTACCCATTGCGATCCGATGCCGCAACGACCAAGCAAGAACAGCTACGCAGTTCATTAACGGCGACGATCGATCAAATGAAACGCACCATGCAAGCCGAACGACAGCTTGCCGACGCACTGGATTCCTTGTCCGCCGCTCGATCGCTTGAACAGTACGCCGATCGCCTGCGTGAGTTGTCGACCCGGACGGTTGCCGACAGTGACTTTATTGAATTCGATACCGTGATCGACGAAGAAGACCACTGGGGAAACGTTGATCGGACCAACGAGTGGCTTGAGCGACTTTCACAGCGACTCGAAAATGGCGTGACCAGTGGCGAAGCGACGGAGCTAGTCGAATCGGCTGAATTGTTGCGTAACCGTGTCGCTCCGAATCCGGTGTTTGACGCGATGCCCAAATTCTCGGACTCCATGGAAGAAATTCGGCGACGAAACGCAATTCTCAGTGAGACGTTTAACGTCTTTCAAAAACACCCGCTTCGTGAACTTGTCACACTTCCCGCCGAAGGCCAAGACTTCCTGATCACCAAAACGTACGCCGAAGACAACGCGGACCGGATGAAACGTAGCGGTGGCCTGGGTGTGATGGTCGTCTCCAGTTCGACCGGCACCGTTCGCAACCGTGGCTTTGACGGACCACTCGACGACATTAAGAACGAACCGATGGCATCGGTCAATTGGTTGATCGCCCAGCAGAACGCACGGGCGATTGACTTCGCATCGTTGTGGGAACAAACGTTTTTGCGATTGGTTGTCGAAGTGATGACCCAGCGACCCGATCTCGACGCCCGTGTCAAAGAGTGGATGATCTTTCGGTTGCTCGATGGTGCCACCCGAGGTAGCGAGCGGCTCGCCGCCGCGATCCCTCAGACGATGGCGATGCTTAACCGAAGGGCCGATACGTTTAACCGCTGGTATGAACCCCGACCGTTCAATGGCAAGCTTCCCACAGAAGTCGAATCGACGATCCGAGCCGAATTGGGTACGGCGTACCCACGATTTAAGGACCCGCTTAGCGACTATTCCAAGGTTGCCGCATCGCGTCTGTCATGGATTGGTTTCTTGACCAAAACCGAAGGCAATCAGATCAGCTATCATCTACGCAATGAGTTGCCCGAGGTCGATGGCTCAATCTTCGTTGCGGCACCGTCACGAGACAACGCCGTCGAAACCTCGCTCAACAAAATTGGGGAGCTGAATCAGGGACATGTCCAACTGACATCCAACCCGGTCGACTTGATCGGCGGACGCCCCCTGTTTTTGTTCCCCAACTAATCGCTCCCGATGCTCGGCGTTCCAACGCTCGCACGCCTCCTCGCATGAATCAACCTGCATGACTCCGATTGAACGCGTCTACATTCGATTTCGAGGCCGTACGATCGGTCCGCTCGCTCCGGACAAAGTCAAAGAGATGGTCCGCCGCGGACAGGTGACGCGCATGCACGAACTTTCCGCCGACGGACTCAGCTGGACGAAAGCGGAAGAGTTCGGCAATTTTTTCCCGCGTGCGGCCCCCGCAGGTTCTACCGCAGGGGACATGGCGGCAGACGGATCTGTCGTGCCTCCGGGGGAATCTGGTGGCGCCATCGCACCGAATGAAAATGCCACCGCCCAGTGGTATGCCCACGTGCAAGGTGAAAAACAAGGCCCTGTGTCGCTCGATCAAATGCGGCTTTATGCCGAAGCCAAAGTCCTTAAGAAGGATTCATTGGTTTGGAAAAACGGCATGGAAACGTGGAAGGCTGCTTCCGAAGTCCTGCCGGAGCTGTTCGGTGGGAAAGCGCCCGCCGGTGGATCGGCCGCCGTCTCAAGCCCTCCGTCGGACGATTCGGACACCTCCGGACCGACCGGCACCGCCCTGTCGAAAGAAATCGCAGAAAACCATGGCTGGATCCTCGCCCTGGGGATCAGTCTACTGATCGGCTGTGCCGTGTTCTTTGTCGTCCAGATTTTGAAACTGAACGAAGGCGGTCAGAAACTACGCTCGGATTACCTCTCCGCCTCTCTATTCATTGTCACCGCGGGTGCCGGCAGCGCGGTCGGAATCTTGGCGATCCAAGTCTCGATGAAAATGAAAGCTGCGGCAGAATCTGGATCTCCCATTGCCACGATCGTGGGAGCGAAATCGCTCAGCCAATTCTGGATGGTCGGCGCGATCGCTAGCATCGTTTGGGTCGCTTTCGTACTCCTGATGCTCATCGCGGCGATCACCATGAGCTTGCCCCTGACCAAAGTTCTCGGATAGCGTTTTGTCAACTTCCGAAATCAGGACGAGCCGACTGGTGTTCGTTACGATTTCGATTGGACAAACCGAAACTTTCGCCGAGTGTCCGCTACCTTGAATTCTGATGGTAGCGTCGCGGCAATCGCCTCGCCGACTTTCATCTTTCTGAATTCTTTTAAAAAAATCGCACGGATCTTGGCGTTCGATGTCACTAACCATCAGACACCCCTCTTGCAAACAGCTCGCCCAAATGTGAACTGAAATGAGACTCACGCTACGCACCCTCCTGGCCTACCTCGACGACACGCTTGAACCACAAGACCGTGAAGTCTTGCGTGATAAACTCGAACGCAGCGGCCAGGCAACTCAGTTGGTCAAAGCGATAAAGATCTGTATTACTAACCCAAGTCTTTCCGCGCCGGCTCCCGATTCGGTTCACCCGATCGAAGACGCCAACATGATGAGCGACTACCTCGATAGCACGCTCTCGCCGGAACAGGTGGCCGAACTCGAAAAAGCTTGCTTGGATTCACTTCCCAGTCTTGGCGAGGCGGGGGCCTGCCATCAGATTTTGACGATGGTGCTCGGTCGCCCAGCCAAAGCGTCTGACGAGCTGAAAAATCGCATTTTTTCGATGGTCGACGTAAGTGGCAACATCACTCCCAGTGAAGGTCGTCTATTTGCCGATGGCGAGTCATCTTCCGCAGCGATCGCCGGTGAAATCGGCCCGCGTTACTCCGGGGTCGATCTCCCTGGCCCGGCGACACCGTCTCAGCCGGCTGGCCTAGAAAGCCCTGCGGTGACCGGCGCGACATCAGTATCGGAAGACATCGCCGCCCCAAACGAACTTGGCTCGCTTGATTCGGCTGCCCTCGAATCTTTGCCGCCAAGCGCAGAAACTGACTTGTCGAGTATCGACGTCTCGCCGGATGCCTTGACGAACATCCCGGCTAATCTGCCAGAACAAGCGACACAACTGCCCGGTGAAGTTCAACCGGTTGGTGTCGGCGATAGCGGTGTCTTTCAAGCGGCAACGAAGCTACGCGAACAATCCATCCAATTCGCCCAAGCCGGGAATTTCATGGACGATGGAAGCCCGATGGCCGGAGACCGCCCGCTGCGTGAACTCGAACGATCGGACTTCTATGAAGGAGACGTCCGGCCGTCTCGGATTACGCCTTGGTTGGTGTCTTTAGCATTGGTTGGCGTACTGCTTTTTGCGATCAGTCAGGTGTTCGCACCACTCGTTGGGCCGCAAGCTTCCAAAACAAGTGATGACGAAAACATGTCGGACGTCATCAGTGCCGATACCGATGCCCCCAAGTCCGTTTCGCCGACCACAGAAACAGAGACCGATCCAGCCGAATCGCCTTCGATTCCGTCGCCGACAGACCAAGCGCCTCCGGTTCCGGTTGATCGCGATGTCGACGAATCAGTACCTCCGGTTCCTTCATCGTTGGCCGAAGCTCCATCAAGCGATGAATCGCCTTCGCCGGTGGAAACCGAGACGATGGCAGACGCGCCTCCGGTACCGCCTTCTGATGTTCCCCCAGTTCCGGCAGGCGATTCACCTGATCCAAATGCACCGCCGATTCCGATCCCGAGCCAGACTCCGGATGTGATCGCCGCGGAAACTCCTGATGCATCGGTGGCAATGGCGGATGTCCGATCACCGACAGACGCCGCCTCGCCGGCAATGGAAACACCAGTCCCCGATCCGACGACGGTGGCACCTGATGCCACTGAAGATCCGGCCGATGCCCCTAAGATTCCGATCGCGACACTGAAATCCGATAACGCTTTGGTTGGCGTATTGTTTAAAAATGACTGGGTGCTATTGCCGCCTGACGCAACGATCAGCACAGGACAGACGATTGTCTGCGGCCCAGAATATCGAGCGGCCTTTCAGATCGGCGAAACCGAAGGTCGAAACTTGACGATGGTCGGCCCATCTGAAGTCACTTGGAAAAACAAAGCTCCCCTGACAATCGAAGCTCGATTCGGAAAAGGGCTGATCGAGTTGGGTTTGGCCGGTGACAGCGTTGTCTTGCAAGTCGGCGGAATCGCGTTGGTAGCGACCGCGGAATCAGGCCCGGTCACCTTCGGATACGAGATCATCCACCGGCGGCCGATCGGTCTGGATCCCTTAATTTCGACGAACCATCAAACAGCTTTGCAACTGGTCGGCTTGTCTGGAGACGTATCCGTGACCGGTCAAGCGGCGGTCGACACGGCCGACGGTGCGACAGGAGGTGACTGTATCGTTCCCGGAGCGTTCGTACTCTCGGAAGAAAACGCCGTGACATTGACGTTGTGCGATGAAAGCACTGCCGAACCGAAACCAGAGGTAGTGGAAGCCATGCCAACTTGGGTCGATGCCGAAGTTGACACCGGGTCGCTCGAAGCACAAGCGGCTTCGGATCTCTTGGAACTTGTCCGAGGAGAGAACTCCGATTCTTTGTTACTGTCGCTTCGCGTCGCACTGGGATTTCGCCGCAACGAAGTCGCCGCCTTAGCGGGCAAGACGATGCTCGCCTTTGG
This genomic window from Roseiconus lacunae contains:
- a CDS encoding UbiX family flavin prenyltransferase — translated: MSQLSLPVVVGVTGASGAMYAVRLLQALCQAEVDVHLTVSPSGAAVIRQETGVALNLREPDLLRLLGYVPAWSTARRRQLIDRVDWESQLKRHLQYHHYEDYFTPIASGSFRTAAMVVCPCSGSTLSGIARAASNNLITRAAEVHLKEHRKLVLVPRETPLSVLQLENMHRVAAAGATMLPAMPGWYHGVESLDCLVDFVVGRILDQLQVDNRMIDRWKETTT
- a CDS encoding GAP1-N2 domain-containing protein, which produces MSTELLYTSAPHGLRHGAKGFCTVLSTAGMSINVISKLESISGYRQFFSADHPRYAENPIAYAHQIFSVGGIQASVISRIGPYGIDYTGRPSNKIAHHVVVEPNEMPAAGPAWLLGQSVIRSQWLGHCETPSSGPDIPSGNQSSRICTQWRNLAGDAGWGGVVAEAVASADQTPLWIIYSLSQRDRLLELMDESIALLPVSLRWRATFNTFAVKVPPDVQCKIRFVPEGTEEAKLAASGKKAIDLTKPPRITTASRWVELARGTAKPDPVAPIQVAPTEETLEAPAEIETAWSDPDDGMGSHQPPPTPGPPELPPEASIDKGSKKNILIAVGVIGFLGLALTTWLVATQLSDTNAAKLPQPIPPPMEPDEPIETPAPSIIALETVQLDVRYDQKQAVRLILAGLEPARTDAAPTELPTAIEMRGVARLPSSRRVPADDQSESTVNPTMSDPDEDSAELNRVVPSAPDSIADDQVENDSADTMIPAAFVAWGADPFSLPEAESYLVNSTKLVNAQRTLDAHPLPTVPPQVSSIKFFWEPKTRYLIADASLSLKSPPEKFADQIAAYQRYVRSFSVLMTKIDTIRKANAELPNRLKMIGDDFLFQMKQPNETLRHLWQEIPSGNRFPERVNAFRQQLQDRLDQLRDPLTKQQQAATISIVSVCGEIVLTSKDAREAFSILKSGQTIDVPELVFFDADRAVIDRIPLRIHFSW
- a CDS encoding DUF4339 domain-containing protein is translated as MTPIERVYIRFRGRTIGPLAPDKVKEMVRRGQVTRMHELSADGLSWTKAEEFGNFFPRAAPAGSTAGDMAADGSVVPPGESGGAIAPNENATAQWYAHVQGEKQGPVSLDQMRLYAEAKVLKKDSLVWKNGMETWKAASEVLPELFGGKAPAGGSAAVSSPPSDDSDTSGPTGTALSKEIAENHGWILALGISLLIGCAVFFVVQILKLNEGGQKLRSDYLSASLFIVTAGAGSAVGILAIQVSMKMKAAAESGSPIATIVGAKSLSQFWMVGAIASIVWVAFVLLMLIAAITMSLPLTKVLG
- the ubiE gene encoding bifunctional demethylmenaquinone methyltransferase/2-methoxy-6-polyprenyl-1,4-benzoquinol methylase UbiE, with the translated sequence MSSGEPTLPVNRDQPFDRTPLDKSNERVREMFRQIAPKYDLMNHLLSMNIDKYWRRCAVKRLNLVPNIPVLDTCTGTGDLAMAIARAAPSGVEVIGSDFCGAMLEIARRKRETGDATETIDYVEADSQQLPFGSDLFQAVTVAFGLRNVADTDRGLAELTRVCKPGGKVIVLEFSRPRLPGLKQIYNGYFRYILPKVGQWFAKNDKSAYSYLPDSVSRFPDGEALAERMRTAGLSDVQYKPLTFGVCTIYEGTKPGQLNSAAEA